One Lentibacillus cibarius DNA window includes the following coding sequences:
- a CDS encoding phospholipase, producing MCCNKTFRPRFCVFPGYKYCGPGCSGPEQPINAVDAACQVHDICYRNFGPCYECDLLFHYILEPLTHFPSKEGRHARIIYTYMTLQLFIRRLFR from the coding sequence GTGTGCTGCAACAAGACCTTTCGACCTCGTTTCTGTGTTTTTCCCGGTTATAAATATTGTGGACCAGGCTGCAGTGGGCCGGAACAACCTATCAATGCCGTTGATGCCGCATGTCAAGTGCATGATATTTGCTATCGAAATTTCGGCCCCTGTTATGAATGTGACCTCCTATTTCATTACATTCTGGAACCACTTACCCACTTCCCCTCTAAAGAAGGAAGACATGCTAGAATTATTTATACGTACATGACGCTCCAATTATTTATCAGGCGCCTTTTTAGATGA
- the folE gene encoding GTP cyclohydrolase I FolE, whose amino-acid sequence MAVDHEKIEQAARMMLEAIGEDPDREGLIDTPSRIARMYEEVFQGLNQDPKEYFATIFGEDHEELVLVKDIPFYSMCEHHLVPFYGVAHVGYIPKGGRVTGLSKLARAVEAVTRRPQLQERVTATIADSLKETLDPHGVIVVVEAEHMCMTMRGVKKPGSKTVTSAVRGIFQTDAASRAEVFSLIKGNN is encoded by the coding sequence ATGGCAGTAGATCACGAAAAAATTGAACAAGCAGCACGCATGATGTTAGAAGCAATTGGTGAAGATCCTGACCGGGAAGGGCTGATTGACACACCTAGTCGTATCGCTCGTATGTATGAAGAAGTATTTCAAGGGTTGAACCAGGACCCAAAAGAATACTTTGCCACTATCTTTGGCGAAGATCACGAGGAACTTGTTCTAGTTAAAGATATCCCATTTTATTCCATGTGTGAACACCATCTCGTCCCGTTTTACGGTGTGGCTCACGTCGGCTACATTCCTAAGGGTGGCAGAGTTACCGGATTAAGCAAGCTGGCACGTGCCGTTGAGGCAGTAACAAGACGTCCACAGCTGCAAGAGCGCGTTACCGCTACAATTGCCGACTCCCTTAAGGAAACACTTGATCCACACGGCGTTATTGTTGTGGTGGAAGCGGAACATATGTGCATGACCATGCGCGGTGTCAAAAAACCGGGTTCAAAAACAGTCACCTCAGCGGTTCGAGGCATTTTCCAAACAGACGCGGCATCACGAGCGGAAGTGTTCAGTTTAATTAAAGGAAATAACTGA
- a CDS encoding DHA2 family efflux MFS transporter permease subunit — MAALLISGFMGMFSETALNMAIHDLINEFHISASTAQWLTTGYLLVLGILIPVSGLLIKRFPTRNLFITSLSFSIVGLLVAGVSPSFSVLLSGRMIQAVGTGLLLPLLFHTVLVLFPPAKRGTAMGLVGLVMMFAPALGPVSAGFIIEYLNWHMIFWIIIPFLVFAIVFGIAFLPNLTEISKHRIDMLSIVLSTIGFGGIVFGISYAGEREGWSSPVVLIALIAGIIALAVYIIRQLSIDEPVLYLQVFKRPMFTLGIIVTLFANIIIFSSNILLPLYMQGGLGLSASKAGLLLLPGGIINGIMSMVNGRIFDKYGPRGLVIGGFVISTIVVWLFSIISSFDSAYIIIFFYMLLMVSMSMVTTPSQTNGINQLDPSLYPDGTAMVNSMIQTSGAMGTAIAISILNGSKNAVLSQVNHPSGIDQAEAIVTGVQHAFAFAAFVSLAGFICSLFIKRVQVE, encoded by the coding sequence ATGGCTGCATTACTCATTAGCGGATTTATGGGCATGTTCAGTGAAACCGCTCTAAATATGGCAATCCATGATTTGATTAATGAATTCCATATTTCCGCTTCTACTGCACAATGGCTTACCACCGGGTATCTGCTTGTCCTTGGTATACTTATACCTGTTTCCGGGTTACTGATCAAACGATTTCCTACACGGAATCTATTTATTACCAGTTTAAGCTTTTCCATTGTGGGATTGCTCGTAGCGGGAGTTTCCCCGAGCTTTTCTGTTCTATTAAGCGGGCGAATGATTCAAGCTGTAGGCACTGGTTTACTGCTGCCTTTGTTATTTCATACGGTTTTGGTTCTTTTCCCGCCTGCAAAAAGAGGGACGGCAATGGGGCTGGTTGGTCTGGTCATGATGTTCGCCCCCGCTCTTGGACCGGTTTCGGCAGGGTTCATTATCGAATATCTTAACTGGCATATGATATTTTGGATCATTATTCCATTTCTCGTGTTTGCTATTGTGTTTGGAATCGCTTTTTTACCCAACTTAACAGAGATTAGTAAGCACCGAATTGATATGTTATCTATTGTTCTTTCGACGATTGGTTTTGGAGGAATTGTGTTTGGAATTAGTTACGCTGGAGAAAGGGAAGGGTGGTCCAGTCCGGTTGTATTGATTGCCTTGATTGCCGGTATCATTGCTTTAGCTGTTTATATTATCCGGCAGCTGTCTATCGACGAACCGGTGCTATATTTACAGGTTTTTAAACGTCCAATGTTTACCTTGGGCATTATTGTGACACTTTTTGCCAATATCATTATTTTTTCTTCTAATATTCTTTTACCGCTGTATATGCAAGGGGGACTTGGTTTATCAGCTTCCAAAGCGGGTTTATTGCTGCTGCCGGGCGGGATTATTAACGGCATTATGTCGATGGTTAATGGGCGTATATTTGATAAATATGGACCAAGAGGTTTGGTTATTGGAGGATTTGTCATCAGCACCATCGTTGTTTGGCTTTTTTCTATTATTTCTTCCTTTGACAGTGCATATATCATTATATTCTTTTATATGCTGCTGATGGTAAGCATGTCCATGGTTACGACGCCTTCGCAGACGAATGGAATCAACCAGTTGGATCCAAGCCTGTATCCGGACGGTACGGCAATGGTCAATTCTATGATCCAGACTTCCGGTGCAATGGGTACAGCAATCGCGATAAGTATTTTAAATGGAAGTAAAAACGCAGTCTTAAGTCAGGTGAACCATCCTTCTGGCATCGACCAAGCCGAAGCTATCGTTACAGGTGTCCAGCATGCGTTCGCTTTTGCAGCTTTCGTTTCCCTGGCAGGCTTTATTTGCTCTCTATTCATTAAACGGGTGCAGGTGGAATAA
- a CDS encoding LysR family transcriptional regulator has protein sequence MDLKQLYYFKTIVDTGSISKAAKALYMAQPPLSQNLKRLETELDATLIYRTNRQWKLTEAGSTLYERAVIMLQKSADIVTEIQEISQGARGTLAIGVSSTCISYLPRMIKTFRAAYPNVYLKIWKGDSSYLEELLQEGIIEIAFMLLPMQLDTYHFSKLGPEPFVIATPTQWEAQLIRKDIQLEQIVHYPFLMLAPMEGYAVYENIIQHFHKHHLSPNVIMECKDISTLLALVASGVGLSILPKSAIQKAFYHDIVAIDMKNFGFSIEPSVIWLKNHRLSKAAERFLMYTNNNQV, from the coding sequence ATGGATTTGAAACAACTGTACTATTTTAAAACGATCGTGGATACAGGTAGTATCTCAAAAGCGGCGAAGGCCTTGTACATGGCTCAGCCACCGCTAAGTCAAAATTTAAAGCGTTTGGAAACAGAACTGGATGCCACATTAATTTACCGAACAAACCGGCAATGGAAGTTAACCGAAGCAGGTAGTACGTTATATGAGCGTGCGGTAATCATGCTGCAAAAGTCCGCAGATATCGTTACGGAAATCCAGGAAATTAGTCAGGGAGCACGTGGAACGTTGGCGATCGGGGTATCCTCAACATGTATTTCCTATTTACCGAGGATGATCAAGACGTTCAGGGCTGCATACCCTAACGTCTATTTAAAAATTTGGAAAGGGGATTCTTCTTATTTAGAAGAATTACTTCAGGAAGGAATCATCGAAATTGCGTTCATGCTGCTGCCAATGCAACTGGACACATACCATTTTTCCAAGCTTGGACCCGAGCCGTTTGTCATCGCTACACCGACACAATGGGAAGCCCAATTAATTAGGAAAGATATTCAACTTGAGCAAATTGTCCACTATCCTTTTTTAATGCTTGCACCAATGGAGGGGTATGCGGTTTATGAGAATATAATCCAGCATTTCCATAAACACCACCTTTCCCCAAATGTCATTATGGAATGTAAAGATATTTCTACTTTACTGGCCCTTGTCGCTTCAGGTGTGGGACTATCAATCCTGCCTAAATCAGCGATTCAAAAGGCTTTTTATCACGACATTGTGGCCATTGATATGAAGAATTTTGGTTTTTCCATTGAGCCGTCTGTCATTTGGCTTAAAAATCACCGTTTATCAAAAGCAGCAGAGCGTTTTCTGATGTATACAAATAATAATCAGGTCTAG
- a CDS encoding MFS transporter has protein sequence MGQTNTLWSKNFILIVIANLFVYQGFQMLIPTLPVYIKNLGGSDLQAGLVVSLFALSALVFRSITGKGADTIGRKPFLLIGFFILVLFNVSFFAFSIVAMLPLLRLFQGVGWGMTSTSIATIMSDNVPDARRGEGTGYYALSVILATSIAPIIGISVLNHYDFNMIIILTTAFMIIGFLLTQGISIPKLEKPDKQASKEKESLWKSLFEKKALFPSLLCLLLAIPFGGLMSFIAIFGEEVGIENSWIYFVGHCLMILISRPFIGKLFDSKGPAIVLFPGAILMLIGLLLLSYTTTVPMLILTSVFYGLSFGAVQPSLQAWAINRSASDRKGAANGTFLSFMDLGVAIGSLVLSSIAAATSYAMMYRLSAICMVIFVVIYGIYLLKNRSQKHTEVYAQAANQ, from the coding sequence ATGGGTCAAACAAATACCTTATGGTCAAAAAACTTTATTTTAATTGTTATTGCCAACTTATTTGTTTATCAAGGTTTCCAAATGTTAATTCCAACATTGCCGGTTTATATAAAAAATCTCGGCGGAAGCGATTTGCAAGCGGGGTTGGTTGTTAGTTTATTCGCTTTGTCTGCATTAGTTTTTCGTTCCATTACAGGAAAAGGTGCAGACACCATTGGACGGAAGCCGTTTTTACTTATTGGATTTTTTATATTAGTTTTGTTTAACGTTAGTTTTTTTGCATTTTCCATTGTAGCTATGTTGCCGCTCTTACGTTTGTTTCAAGGGGTTGGCTGGGGAATGACCTCAACATCCATTGCGACGATTATGTCTGATAACGTTCCGGACGCCCGCCGCGGGGAAGGTACCGGCTATTATGCATTATCCGTTATTCTTGCGACATCCATTGCGCCGATTATTGGTATTTCGGTGTTGAATCACTATGATTTTAATATGATCATCATATTGACAACGGCATTTATGATTATTGGATTCTTGCTAACTCAAGGCATTTCGATTCCAAAACTGGAAAAGCCAGATAAACAGGCAAGCAAAGAAAAAGAATCCCTTTGGAAAAGTCTTTTCGAAAAGAAAGCACTATTTCCTTCACTGCTTTGTTTATTGTTAGCCATTCCGTTTGGCGGTTTAATGAGTTTTATTGCCATATTTGGTGAAGAAGTTGGCATCGAAAATAGTTGGATTTATTTCGTCGGGCATTGTTTGATGATTTTAATCAGTCGTCCGTTTATTGGAAAATTATTTGACAGCAAAGGTCCTGCCATTGTCTTGTTTCCGGGAGCAATTTTAATGCTTATTGGATTGCTGCTTTTATCGTATACGACTACCGTGCCAATGCTGATTCTGACGTCTGTCTTTTACGGCTTAAGTTTTGGCGCGGTTCAGCCATCGCTTCAGGCGTGGGCCATTAACCGATCGGCATCCGACCGAAAAGGGGCGGCAAACGGTACCTTTTTATCCTTTATGGATTTAGGTGTGGCAATAGGGTCGCTAGTGCTAAGTTCCATTGCTGCTGCAACCAGCTATGCGATGATGTATCGACTTTCCGCCATTTGTATGGTAATCTTTGTAGTTATTTATGGTATTTATTTATTGAAAAATCGAAGCCAGAAGCACACAGAAGTTTACGCACAAGCGGCTAATCAATAA
- a CDS encoding universal stress protein — protein MFCEKMVFAYDGSDVAKKALEKTVAIAKTNASIQIDVLFASELPQTPYVIEDVFEDMQQSMHEHGDAILTETKEKLSSLPNHIDYYAVEGRAPQTILQHAADQACDLIVIGNRGLTGIKEFLGSVSHYVVHHSQVPVLVVR, from the coding sequence ATGTTTTGTGAAAAGATGGTGTTTGCGTATGATGGTTCCGATGTAGCTAAAAAGGCATTGGAAAAAACAGTGGCGATTGCCAAAACGAATGCATCTATTCAAATTGATGTGCTATTTGCAAGCGAACTGCCGCAAACCCCTTATGTAATAGAAGACGTTTTTGAGGATATGCAGCAATCAATGCATGAACACGGTGACGCAATTCTCACCGAAACAAAAGAGAAACTATCGTCACTTCCCAACCATATAGATTATTATGCTGTGGAAGGGAGAGCACCCCAAACCATTTTACAACATGCGGCCGACCAGGCTTGTGATTTGATTGTGATTGGCAACAGAGGACTGACAGGTATTAAGGAATTTTTAGGGAGCGTCAGTCACTATGTTGTTCATCATTCGCAAGTTCCGGTATTAGTTGTTCGGTAA
- a CDS encoding MFS transporter has translation MGKAMQEPIWTKSFIGISMTQFMVFMIYYTFLTTLPIYVIQNLGGSEAQGGLIVTTMLVSAILIRPFSANILDKIGKKRGLIISVALFTVTSFVYVGVGSFIPLLILRFVHGLTFGVATTATGAIAADVIPPARRGAGLGYFAMAMNLAVVAGPFIGLTVLQFGTFSLLFLIMSGLMVIGLICAVVVHVPADLEPAHPFASKKLTLTDLIEPKALPIATISSLVALVYASVISFISVYADAIGLAATASYFFLVFAIVMICTRPFFGRTFDTKGPNYVIIPCLFIFAVGLIVLGFTSTAAMLLLSAGLIGLGYGTLLPSFQTMAIQTTHHSRSGQATATFFMLFDGGIAVGSFVWGLVVAGYGYQTLYTLCGLVVLGITVLFMWYQKRQEKARVLRRLVQDWDIP, from the coding sequence ATGGGAAAGGCAATGCAAGAACCAATTTGGACGAAAAGTTTTATTGGGATATCGATGACGCAATTTATGGTATTTATGATTTATTATACGTTTTTAACGACGTTACCAATCTATGTCATTCAAAATTTGGGTGGATCTGAAGCACAAGGTGGGTTAATTGTAACCACCATGCTTGTGTCAGCGATTTTAATTAGACCGTTCTCCGCAAACATTTTAGATAAAATCGGGAAAAAGCGGGGACTTATTATAAGTGTGGCCCTATTTACGGTTACGAGTTTTGTTTATGTTGGTGTGGGGTCATTTATCCCGCTATTGATTTTACGATTTGTGCATGGTTTGACATTTGGTGTGGCGACTACTGCAACGGGGGCGATTGCTGCTGATGTTATTCCACCGGCACGACGTGGTGCGGGGCTTGGCTATTTTGCGATGGCGATGAATTTGGCTGTTGTTGCTGGCCCATTTATTGGGCTAACCGTTTTACAATTTGGTACATTTTCATTGTTATTTTTGATAATGAGCGGTTTAATGGTGATCGGACTTATTTGTGCTGTTGTGGTGCATGTGCCGGCTGACTTGGAACCGGCGCATCCGTTTGCATCAAAAAAATTAACGTTAACGGATTTAATCGAACCAAAAGCATTGCCGATTGCCACTATCAGCAGTTTGGTGGCGTTGGTTTATGCCAGTGTTATCTCGTTTATTTCGGTTTATGCCGATGCGATTGGTTTGGCAGCGACGGCAAGCTATTTCTTTTTAGTCTTTGCCATTGTAATGATTTGCACAAGACCATTTTTCGGTAGAACGTTTGATACAAAAGGTCCTAATTATGTTATTATTCCATGTTTATTTATTTTTGCGGTTGGTCTTATTGTGCTTGGTTTTACGTCGACAGCGGCAATGCTGCTGTTATCCGCTGGTTTGATTGGTTTAGGATATGGCACGTTGTTACCAAGCTTTCAAACGATGGCAATTCAGACAACACACCATTCACGGAGCGGTCAGGCAACGGCTACCTTTTTTATGTTATTTGATGGTGGGATTGCGGTTGGATCATTCGTTTGGGGACTTGTGGTAGCAGGTTATGGCTATCAGACCCTATACACGCTTTGTGGCCTGGTTGTGCTTGGCATTACTGTTTTATTTATGTGGTATCAAAAACGGCAGGAAAAAGCGCGCGTGTTGCGAAGGCTTGTGCAGGATTGGGACATTCCTTAG
- a CDS encoding homocysteine S-methyltransferase family protein, whose translation MKRSLEQRLQEGTVIIGEGYLFELERRGYLQAGSFVPEVALDNPEVLKQTYRDYMNAGSDVVLAFTYNAHREKMRIIGKEELLEPLNRHAIRLAKEVAKEHPTEEALVAGNISNTNIFDPEDPASKDAVRSMFAEMVSWCKEEGVDFINGETFYYYEEARIALEEIQKQDLPAVITFAMMGENILRDGYTVEEGCRLLSEKGALVVGMNCFRGPNTMQPYLEKIRENVNGYVAGLPIPYRTTDEHPTFFNLPDGGCSCHLPLETTFPTALDPLYHNRYELAEWAKQAKDIGLNYIGLCCGASPAMLRAVAEAVGVEAINSKYSPDMEKHFLFGKDETLKKHNVAYRTKA comes from the coding sequence ATGAAGCGCAGTTTGGAACAGCGATTGCAGGAAGGAACAGTTATTATCGGGGAAGGGTATTTATTTGAATTGGAGCGCAGAGGGTATTTACAGGCTGGTTCCTTTGTGCCAGAAGTTGCCCTAGACAATCCGGAAGTTTTAAAACAAACGTACCGGGACTATATGAATGCAGGCTCTGATGTCGTTTTGGCATTTACATATAATGCCCACCGCGAGAAAATGCGGATTATCGGTAAAGAAGAATTGCTGGAACCGCTGAACCGTCATGCCATCCGTCTAGCAAAAGAGGTGGCTAAAGAGCACCCCACAGAAGAAGCGCTAGTTGCCGGCAATATCTCAAATACTAATATTTTCGATCCAGAAGATCCCGCTTCCAAAGATGCTGTGCGAAGCATGTTTGCCGAAATGGTTTCTTGGTGCAAGGAAGAAGGGGTCGATTTCATTAACGGCGAAACCTTCTACTATTACGAGGAGGCACGCATTGCACTGGAAGAAATCCAAAAACAAGACTTACCAGCTGTTATTACATTCGCGATGATGGGTGAAAATATTTTACGAGATGGTTATACCGTAGAAGAAGGCTGTCGCCTGCTTTCGGAAAAAGGGGCACTTGTCGTTGGTATGAACTGCTTCCGCGGACCGAACACGATGCAGCCATATTTGGAAAAGATCCGGGAAAATGTGAACGGCTATGTAGCAGGCCTGCCGATACCATACCGGACAACCGACGAACATCCGACATTCTTTAATTTGCCTGATGGCGGCTGTAGTTGTCATTTACCGTTAGAAACCACATTCCCGACAGCACTTGATCCTTTATACCATAACCGTTATGAGCTAGCCGAATGGGCGAAACAAGCAAAAGATATCGGCTTGAATTATATCGGTCTTTGTTGCGGAGCTTCCCCTGCCATGCTGCGCGCTGTAGCAGAAGCAGTTGGCGTAGAAGCAATCAACTCCAAATACTCTCCGGATATGGAGAAACACTTCCTGTTCGGAAAAGACGAAACCTTAAAGAAACATAATGTCGCATATCGGACAAAGGCCTAA
- a CDS encoding dicarboxylate/amino acid:cation symporter: MKLWNKYKQTSFVIKMAIGFSFGILAGIVFGQQAEVVRPLGTLLIHLLSLIAIPVIFLTVVLAVDKMNVTQLGRMGGKLILYYMTTTALAVFIGLGLALWINPGENLSLPDTNVDKPDTPGFSEILLKIVPKNIFEAFSSGDLMAILFIAVIIGIAISNMKFSSDKKMQEYGNQLDTVFAALNEMFYKILSGVLLYAPIGVFAISASTFGSQGWSTFQSLLKFTAVFYIGVAVLWAVVYSAFLKFSGTRVGHFFKQTKEAYVTAFFTSSSIASLPIAIDSAKKAGISETTANFTLPLGAVFNSDGGALRMGASLVFAANVTNLNLAPADFLLIVLIGTLLSIGTAGVPAAGLVTLSAVLSMFGLPLEIVALIAGVDVLIGMAGTASNVIGDIIGSAVVDKSERKRAA, encoded by the coding sequence ATGAAGCTATGGAATAAATATAAACAGACTTCTTTCGTCATTAAAATGGCAATTGGATTTTCTTTTGGTATCCTGGCAGGCATTGTTTTCGGTCAGCAAGCAGAAGTCGTACGCCCGCTTGGAACATTGCTTATTCACTTGCTCAGCTTGATTGCAATACCAGTCATATTTCTCACCGTGGTGCTTGCTGTTGATAAGATGAACGTTACACAGCTTGGCCGAATGGGTGGTAAATTAATCCTATATTATATGACGACAACGGCTTTAGCGGTATTCATCGGACTTGGGCTTGCCTTATGGATCAATCCCGGGGAAAACTTATCATTGCCTGATACAAATGTAGATAAACCGGATACACCGGGTTTTTCGGAAATTCTATTAAAAATTGTCCCGAAAAATATTTTTGAAGCATTTTCTTCCGGGGACCTAATGGCCATTTTGTTTATTGCCGTTATTATTGGGATTGCCATCTCTAATATGAAGTTTTCTAGTGATAAAAAAATGCAGGAATATGGAAACCAGTTGGATACTGTTTTTGCCGCACTTAATGAAATGTTTTATAAAATCCTGTCAGGGGTGCTTTTATATGCGCCAATCGGGGTCTTCGCCATAAGTGCGTCCACTTTCGGGAGCCAAGGCTGGTCTACATTCCAATCCCTACTGAAATTTACAGCCGTCTTTTATATTGGCGTCGCGGTGCTTTGGGCAGTCGTGTATTCAGCGTTTCTGAAGTTTTCAGGTACACGCGTGGGGCACTTTTTCAAGCAGACAAAAGAAGCGTATGTCACCGCCTTCTTCACGTCAAGCAGTATTGCCTCCCTGCCTATTGCTATTGATTCGGCAAAAAAAGCGGGGATTTCGGAAACGACAGCCAACTTCACGCTTCCGCTAGGGGCTGTCTTTAATTCCGATGGCGGCGCGTTAAGAATGGGAGCTTCTCTTGTATTTGCAGCGAATGTAACGAATCTCAACCTTGCACCTGCTGACTTTTTACTAATTGTTTTAATTGGTACATTGTTGTCGATCGGGACAGCGGGAGTTCCAGCTGCTGGTTTGGTTACGTTATCTGCTGTCTTAAGCATGTTCGGGCTTCCGCTGGAGATTGTCGCATTAATTGCTGGCGTCGATGTCCTTATTGGCATGGCCGGTACAGCGTCGAATGTGATTGGTGACATTATCGGATCAGCTGTCGTGGACAAATCAGAACGAAAACGTGCAGCATAA
- a CDS encoding DMT family transporter, with amino-acid sequence MSDRNKGIILLLISAFGFSLMAACVKLSGEVPTVQKTLFRNAVSMIIAFGFVRHYKERLFGKKENQKFLMLRSALGAAGIVLYFYAIDHLVLSDADMLNKMSPFLTIVFAALFLKERARLFQTMAIIIAFIGTLFIIKPEFSVETIPYIAGIFSAVFAAGAYTVLRVLGNKEQFYTVVFYFSFFTTMILLPFVIIFYEPMTWQQWVYLLAAGIFATVGQFGITVAYKYAPAKEISIFFYSTVVYSALISIVLFGQVPDLLSVLGYITIFGASFYMFLKNNEEHRKHQHTNA; translated from the coding sequence ATGAGCGATCGAAATAAAGGTATCATTTTATTATTAATATCTGCATTCGGTTTTTCCCTGATGGCGGCGTGTGTTAAGTTGTCAGGCGAAGTACCAACCGTGCAAAAAACACTATTCCGTAATGCAGTCTCGATGATCATCGCCTTTGGATTTGTCCGACATTATAAGGAACGCTTATTTGGCAAAAAAGAAAATCAAAAATTTCTCATGTTGCGCTCTGCCTTAGGCGCCGCTGGAATCGTATTATATTTTTATGCAATTGACCACCTTGTATTATCCGATGCAGACATGCTGAATAAAATGAGTCCGTTTTTAACGATTGTTTTTGCAGCACTTTTCTTAAAAGAACGCGCAAGGCTTTTTCAAACGATGGCAATTATTATAGCATTCATTGGCACGCTTTTCATTATTAAACCGGAATTTTCCGTGGAAACTATTCCATATATTGCCGGTATTTTCTCAGCGGTTTTCGCCGCGGGTGCCTATACTGTTTTACGCGTGCTCGGTAATAAGGAGCAATTTTATACCGTTGTCTTTTATTTTTCCTTTTTCACCACCATGATTCTGCTTCCGTTTGTCATCATTTTTTATGAGCCAATGACATGGCAGCAGTGGGTTTATTTGCTGGCAGCAGGAATCTTTGCAACCGTTGGACAGTTCGGTATTACAGTAGCCTATAAATACGCACCGGCAAAAGAAATATCAATTTTCTTCTATTCAACAGTCGTTTACTCGGCACTGATCAGCATTGTCCTATTCGGGCAAGTTCCTGATTTATTAAGCGTTCTAGGTTATATCACCATTTTCGGTGCATCCTTCTACATGTTTTTAAAAAATAATGAGGAACACAGGAAACACCAGCACACGAACGCATAA
- a CDS encoding DUF4870 domain-containing protein, with the protein MPEKDERMFAMLIYLVSIFFPVLGPLIIWLFKRDESDFVDYHGKEYFNFFLSFTVYSIISGILVILLIGFVLLPVVGILAFVFTIIALFKANNGVRYRIPLVFRMIK; encoded by the coding sequence ATGCCGGAAAAAGATGAACGGATGTTTGCGATGCTGATCTATTTAGTCAGTATATTCTTCCCTGTGCTTGGTCCATTAATTATTTGGTTGTTTAAACGGGACGAATCGGATTTTGTTGATTATCATGGCAAGGAATACTTTAACTTCTTCTTATCGTTTACGGTTTATTCCATTATTAGTGGTATTTTGGTTATATTGCTGATTGGCTTTGTATTACTACCGGTTGTAGGCATTTTGGCATTTGTATTTACCATCATTGCATTATTTAAAGCTAATAATGGAGTACGCTACCGCATACCGCTTGTGTTTCGAATGATTAAATGA